One part of the Brevundimonas sp. NIBR11 genome encodes these proteins:
- a CDS encoding phosphomannomutase/phosphoglucomutase: protein MLKPRQDLVPNTFEFETIPLVKPTGFREYDARWILEKEINLLGIQALGLALATYVHENGIQPRIVVGHDFRSYSSTVKHALIIGLMEGGMEVLDVGLALSPMAYFGQFALEAPCVAMVTASHNENGWTGVKMGTNPPVTFGPEEIGRLKEIVLSGTGVARPGGRLERVDNFRETYLQEVVGDIRLSRKLKVVCATGNGTAGAFAPEALRRMGCEVIEMDAELDYTFPKYNPNPEDHAMLMQMAARVKETGADLALGFDGDGDRCGVVDETGEEIFADKIGLLLARDLSALHENATFVVDVKSTGLYKTDEVLKANGATTVYWKTGHSYIKRKTAELGALAGFEKSGHFFLANPIGRGYDDGLVAAAAVLQMLDRNPGKTLSQLKTALPDAWTSLTMSPHCDDEIKYEVLAKIVAEYEKLGAEGGSILGRKIVEVITVNGARVHLEDGSWVLVRASSNKPELVVVVESMRSEDDMRALFRDEVKPRLAAHPEVGAYNQEI from the coding sequence ATGTTGAAGCCCCGCCAGGACCTGGTCCCGAACACTTTCGAATTCGAGACCATTCCGTTGGTGAAGCCCACCGGCTTCCGGGAATACGACGCCCGCTGGATCCTGGAGAAGGAGATCAACCTTTTGGGCATCCAGGCCCTGGGTCTGGCGCTCGCCACCTATGTCCACGAGAACGGCATCCAGCCGCGCATCGTCGTGGGCCACGACTTCCGCTCCTATTCCTCGACGGTGAAGCACGCCCTGATCATCGGCCTGATGGAAGGGGGAATGGAGGTCCTGGACGTCGGTCTGGCCCTGTCGCCCATGGCCTATTTCGGCCAGTTCGCGCTGGAGGCCCCTTGCGTCGCCATGGTTACCGCCTCGCACAACGAGAACGGCTGGACGGGCGTGAAGATGGGCACCAATCCGCCCGTCACCTTCGGCCCGGAAGAGATCGGCCGACTGAAGGAGATCGTCCTGTCGGGAACCGGCGTGGCGCGTCCCGGCGGCCGTCTGGAGCGGGTCGATAACTTCCGCGAGACCTACCTCCAGGAGGTGGTCGGCGACATCAGGCTGAGCCGCAAGCTCAAGGTCGTCTGCGCCACCGGCAACGGCACGGCCGGCGCCTTCGCCCCCGAGGCCCTGCGCCGCATGGGCTGCGAGGTTATCGAGATGGACGCCGAGCTCGACTACACCTTCCCGAAATACAATCCGAACCCCGAGGACCACGCCATGCTGATGCAGATGGCGGCGCGGGTGAAGGAGACGGGCGCCGACCTGGCGCTCGGCTTCGACGGCGACGGCGATCGCTGCGGCGTGGTGGACGAGACGGGCGAGGAAATCTTCGCCGACAAGATCGGCCTTCTCCTGGCGCGCGATCTGTCGGCCCTGCACGAGAACGCGACCTTCGTCGTCGATGTGAAATCGACGGGCCTCTACAAGACCGACGAGGTGCTGAAGGCCAACGGCGCGACGACCGTCTACTGGAAGACGGGCCACTCCTACATCAAGCGCAAGACCGCTGAACTGGGAGCCCTGGCCGGGTTCGAGAAGTCGGGCCACTTCTTCCTCGCGAACCCGATCGGCCGGGGCTACGACGACGGCCTGGTTGCCGCGGCGGCGGTTCTGCAGATGCTGGACCGCAACCCGGGCAAGACGCTGAGCCAGCTGAAGACGGCCCTGCCGGACGCGTGGACATCCTTGACCATGTCGCCCCATTGCGACGACGAGATCAAATACGAGGTCCTGGCGAAGATCGTCGCCGAGTACGAGAAGCTCGGCGCCGAGGGCGGCTCGATCCTGGGCCGCAAGATCGTCGAGGTCATCACGGTCAACGGCGCGCGGGTCCATCTGGAGGACGGGTCGTGGGTCCTGGTGCGGGCCTCCTCGAACAAGCCGGAACTGGTCGTGGTGGTGGAATCGATGCGGTCCGAGGACGACATGCGCGCCCTGTTCCGCGACGAGGTGAAGCCGCGTCTGGCCGCCCACCCCGAGGTCGGCGCGTACAATCAGGAAATCTGA
- a CDS encoding serine hydrolase domain-containing protein, which translates to MGRGWGVALSLVLMIGGSAVAHGQTAEDGLDAMRARLAEAPGYTGVFGVARAGETAVGTTQGRRVGDDLRWASVTKMVTAILVLQQVDAGRLSLDAPLATYWPEFPVNADRITVRQLLTHTSGLANPDALPDADADGMADFYQQAADWRPVCSAPAIAEPGADFAYNNCDYLVLGEVLERVTGQDYNALVRSRLVEPLGLDRVAVPSGPRSEAQAEGGPEPRIDPASWGPAGGLYGSASDLLKIDRALMEGSLISEASREEMWKGDPAAGFAALSVWSYSPDLGGCLGQTRLVERYGEIGGVQVRNFLLPDEGVALTVYSDDGETAFGEVWQGQGLSVDLIRAAACGAPGA; encoded by the coding sequence ATGGGTCGAGGGTGGGGTGTCGCCCTGTCGCTGGTGCTGATGATCGGAGGGTCGGCCGTCGCCCACGGGCAGACCGCAGAGGACGGACTTGACGCCATGCGGGCGCGGCTGGCCGAGGCGCCGGGCTACACCGGCGTATTCGGTGTCGCGCGGGCGGGCGAAACGGCTGTCGGGACGACCCAGGGGCGTCGGGTCGGCGACGACCTGCGATGGGCTTCGGTCACCAAGATGGTCACCGCGATTCTGGTCCTGCAACAGGTCGACGCGGGCCGGCTTTCGCTCGACGCGCCCCTGGCGACCTACTGGCCCGAGTTTCCGGTCAACGCCGATCGGATCACCGTCAGACAACTGCTGACCCACACCTCGGGTCTGGCCAACCCCGACGCTCTGCCCGATGCAGATGCGGACGGCATGGCGGACTTCTATCAGCAGGCCGCCGACTGGCGTCCGGTCTGTTCCGCCCCCGCGATCGCCGAGCCGGGCGCCGACTTCGCCTACAACAACTGCGACTATCTGGTCCTCGGCGAGGTGCTCGAGCGCGTGACGGGTCAGGACTACAATGCCCTGGTCCGGAGCCGCCTGGTCGAGCCGCTGGGGCTGGACAGGGTGGCGGTCCCGTCTGGTCCCCGGTCCGAAGCGCAGGCCGAGGGAGGACCTGAACCCAGGATTGATCCGGCCAGCTGGGGTCCGGCGGGCGGGCTGTACGGGTCCGCGTCGGACCTGCTGAAGATCGATCGGGCGCTGATGGAAGGCTCCCTGATCTCCGAAGCGTCGCGCGAAGAGATGTGGAAGGGCGACCCCGCCGCCGGCTTCGCCGCGCTCAGCGTCTGGTCTTATTCGCCAGACCTGGGCGGATGCCTCGGCCAGACGCGTCTGGTGGAGCGCTACGGCGAGATCGGCGGGGTCCAGGTGCGGAACTTCCTGCTGCCGGATGAGGGCGTGGCGCTGACGGTCTACTCAGACGACGGCGAGACGGCCTTTGGAGAGGTCTGGCAAGGCCAGGGACTGTCGGTCGACCTGATCCGGGCGGCGGCGTGCGGCGCCCCTGGCGCTTGA
- the gpmA gene encoding 2,3-diphosphoglycerate-dependent phosphoglycerate mutase encodes MPRLILLRHGQSQWNLENRFTGWVDVDLTAAGEAQARRGGELIAEAGFKPAVMFTSVLTRAKRTGALALASAGLKDVPVIEDWRLNERHYGGLTGLDKAETALKHGDDQVKIWRRSYDIPPPPLETGSEWDFSKDARYAGQDIPDTESLKTTLDRVLPYWNDAIAPRLKAGEDVLIAAHGNSLRAIVKHLFAVPDDQIVGVEIPTGNPLEIDLDADLKPTAARYLDTGRATELPVLP; translated from the coding sequence ATGCCCCGCCTGATCCTGCTGCGCCACGGCCAGAGCCAGTGGAACCTCGAAAACCGCTTCACCGGCTGGGTCGACGTCGACCTGACGGCAGCGGGCGAGGCCCAGGCCCGGCGCGGCGGCGAGCTGATCGCCGAGGCCGGGTTCAAACCCGCCGTCATGTTCACCTCGGTGCTGACGCGGGCGAAACGGACGGGCGCCCTGGCCCTGGCGTCGGCCGGGCTCAAGGACGTGCCCGTGATCGAGGACTGGCGTCTGAACGAGCGCCACTACGGCGGCCTGACCGGGCTGGACAAGGCCGAGACGGCGCTCAAGCACGGCGACGATCAGGTGAAGATCTGGCGTCGCAGCTACGACATCCCGCCGCCGCCGCTGGAGACGGGCTCGGAATGGGATTTCTCCAAGGACGCCCGCTACGCCGGTCAGGACATCCCGGACACCGAAAGCCTGAAGACCACGCTGGATCGCGTCCTGCCCTACTGGAACGACGCCATCGCCCCGCGTCTGAAGGCGGGCGAGGACGTCCTGATCGCCGCCCACGGCAACTCGCTGCGCGCCATCGTCAAACACCTGTTCGCCGTGCCGGACGACCAGATCGTCGGCGTCGAGATCCCGACCGGCAATCCGCTGGAGATCGACCTCGACGCCGATCTGAAGCCGACGGCCGCTCGCTATCTCGATACGGGTCGGGCCACCGAATTGCCGGTCCTCCCATGA
- a CDS encoding bifunctional diaminohydroxyphosphoribosylaminopyrimidine deaminase/5-amino-6-(5-phosphoribosylamino)uracil reductase RibD, whose protein sequence is MSDDAAFMRRAIDLALSKMGETWPNPAVGCVIVKDGKVLAEAATAPGGRPHAEEQAVPAAGPEVEGATAYVTLEPCGARSSGRASCAQFLAEAKIARVVVAALDPSPFASGRGTERLRQAGLQVETGLMKDEAAVLSEGFLHRLETGRPMVRISADGKGFDARFAASARADLVTELKRLGEAGYTRLWTSPGELADALAEQGLLTA, encoded by the coding sequence ATGAGCGACGACGCGGCGTTCATGCGCCGGGCCATCGATCTGGCCCTGTCGAAGATGGGCGAGACCTGGCCCAACCCGGCGGTGGGCTGCGTCATCGTCAAGGACGGCAAGGTGCTGGCCGAGGCCGCCACGGCCCCCGGGGGACGCCCCCACGCCGAGGAACAGGCCGTCCCGGCCGCTGGCCCTGAGGTCGAGGGCGCGACCGCCTATGTGACGCTGGAGCCCTGCGGCGCCCGGTCCTCGGGCCGGGCCTCTTGCGCCCAGTTCCTGGCCGAGGCGAAGATCGCCCGCGTCGTGGTGGCGGCGCTGGATCCCTCGCCCTTCGCCTCCGGGCGGGGCACCGAACGGCTGCGTCAGGCCGGGCTTCAGGTCGAGACCGGCCTGATGAAGGACGAGGCCGCCGTTCTGTCCGAAGGCTTCCTGCACAGGCTGGAGACGGGCCGGCCGATGGTCCGCATCAGCGCCGACGGCAAGGGGTTCGACGCCCGCTTCGCCGCCTCCGCCCGCGCCGACCTGGTCACCGAGCTGAAGCGCCTGGGCGAGGCCGGCTACACCCGACTGTGGACCTCGCCCGGCGAACTGGCCGACGCGCTGGCGGAGCAGGGCCTGTTGACGGCCTGA
- a CDS encoding pentapeptide repeat-containing protein, whose product MSAVQEGVLRRRISQQELDAICARHDRLWQARPGGARAVFAWMDLSGLSLKGRNLADADFAAASLIGCDLSGCKLDNASFFGADMQDAILIETSLRRADLRGACLRGADLSGADLFEADLREGTIASADRKVGFRVMEPKGREITQAQGASLVGANLQRSRLSGIAAQSADFSDAIMKDCKLVRANLKQACFKGADLAGADMSGADLTGADLRDAILVGVNATSWRTDGANLDGALTDMGSVGEPLAQVPAADMLHEHARWCESGGAEGQPSVFDHVDLRGLGSITGLNLTALSARGAVFYGLNMEGVQLQGAHLEGADLRSVNLRRADLRGARLVGARLNGADLREAQLGPLMLGPERLLPADLTGAVLRSADLSGADLRRSVLVGADLTRASLHGAQTRLADFTDAVLAGVRGLQREGEPI is encoded by the coding sequence ATGTCAGCGGTCCAGGAAGGCGTCCTTCGACGTCGCATCAGCCAGCAGGAGCTCGACGCGATCTGCGCGCGTCACGACCGCCTGTGGCAGGCGCGCCCCGGCGGCGCCCGGGCCGTCTTCGCCTGGATGGACCTGTCGGGCCTCAGCCTGAAGGGCCGCAACCTCGCCGACGCCGACTTTGCGGCCGCCTCCCTGATCGGTTGCGACCTGTCGGGCTGCAAGCTCGACAACGCATCCTTCTTCGGCGCGGACATGCAGGACGCCATCCTGATCGAGACCTCCCTGCGGCGCGCCGACCTGCGCGGCGCCTGCCTGCGCGGCGCCGACCTCTCGGGGGCCGATCTGTTCGAGGCCGACCTGCGCGAAGGCACGATCGCCTCGGCCGATCGCAAGGTGGGTTTCCGCGTCATGGAGCCCAAGGGCCGCGAGATCACCCAGGCCCAGGGCGCCAGCCTTGTCGGCGCCAATCTTCAGCGGTCGCGCCTGTCGGGCATCGCGGCCCAGTCGGCGGACTTCTCCGACGCCATCATGAAGGACTGCAAGTTGGTCCGGGCCAACCTGAAACAGGCCTGTTTCAAGGGCGCGGATCTGGCCGGAGCCGATATGTCGGGAGCCGACCTGACCGGAGCCGATCTGCGCGACGCCATCCTGGTCGGGGTCAATGCGACCTCCTGGCGGACCGATGGGGCCAACCTCGACGGCGCCCTGACGGATATGGGATCGGTCGGGGAGCCCCTGGCGCAGGTCCCGGCGGCCGACATGCTGCACGAGCACGCCCGCTGGTGCGAAAGCGGCGGGGCCGAGGGCCAGCCGTCGGTGTTCGATCACGTCGACCTGCGCGGCCTCGGCTCGATCACCGGCCTGAACCTGACGGCCCTGTCGGCGCGGGGCGCGGTCTTCTATGGCCTGAACATGGAGGGGGTGCAGCTGCAGGGCGCGCACCTCGAGGGCGCCGATCTCAGGTCGGTCAACCTGCGCCGCGCCGACCTGCGCGGCGCCCGCCTGGTGGGCGCGCGCCTGAACGGCGCCGATCTGCGCGAAGCCCAGCTGGGTCCGCTCATGCTGGGGCCCGAGCGGCTCCTGCCCGCCGACCTGACCGGCGCGGTCCTGCGCTCGGCCGATCTTTCCGGGGCCGATCTGAGGCGCAGCGTCCTCGTCGGCGCGGACCTGACCCGGGCCAGTCTACACGGCGCCCAGACGCGCCTCGCCGATTTCACTGACGCGGTTCTCGCGGGGGTCCGAGGACTCCAGCGGGAGGGGGAACCGATATGA
- a CDS encoding pentapeptide repeat-containing protein produces MTMVRRRLGQGDFEMFAAAHERFVSGKPGGRKLSLKFIDLTGVSMAHRILDDADFSGSILENCNMAGARLERAVLFGCDLRGADLTRACLKRADIRGTCLQGADLSEADLTQADFREGVIAVPHETKGLASARHETRLGQADGARFSGATLDGSRFDGVSACKADFTDCSMRGARLTGANLKDADLSGALLEGADVGGANLAGARLCGAILTGVAMDRARLDKTDTTGAVREPTAAAIARAEQLYELALDANAWVESGGVLGGPAILDGEDLRPLGDRLKGLKLSAMSAKGACLAGLDLRGAQLQGANFEKADLRGALLGKADLRGARFGEALMTKVDLTAADISPLPLGPSRNVPASLGGARMRYAVLHRTVLSKANMAGTDLLGADVTGAMMDEVNLADACLDRVTGMAIPAVAA; encoded by the coding sequence ATGACGATGGTACGACGCCGCCTGGGCCAAGGCGATTTCGAGATGTTCGCGGCCGCCCACGAGCGGTTCGTTTCCGGCAAGCCCGGAGGCCGCAAGCTGTCGCTGAAGTTCATCGACCTGACCGGCGTCTCGATGGCGCATCGCATTCTCGACGACGCCGACTTCTCCGGCTCCATCCTGGAGAACTGCAACATGGCCGGCGCCCGCCTGGAGCGCGCCGTCCTGTTCGGCTGCGACCTGCGCGGCGCCGACCTGACCCGCGCCTGCCTGAAGCGCGCCGATATTCGCGGGACCTGCCTGCAGGGCGCCGACCTCTCGGAAGCCGACCTGACCCAGGCCGACTTCCGCGAGGGCGTCATCGCCGTCCCGCATGAGACCAAGGGCCTGGCCTCCGCCCGCCACGAGACCCGGCTGGGTCAGGCCGACGGCGCGCGCTTCTCCGGCGCGACTCTCGACGGCTCGCGCTTCGACGGTGTCAGCGCCTGCAAGGCCGATTTCACCGACTGTTCGATGCGCGGCGCCCGGTTGACCGGGGCGAACCTCAAGGACGCCGACCTGTCGGGCGCCCTGCTCGAAGGCGCCGACGTCGGCGGGGCCAACCTGGCCGGCGCGCGCCTGTGCGGCGCCATCCTGACCGGCGTGGCCATGGACCGGGCCCGCCTGGACAAGACCGACACCACCGGCGCCGTTCGCGAACCCACGGCCGCCGCCATCGCCCGCGCCGAGCAACTGTACGAACTGGCCCTGGACGCCAACGCCTGGGTCGAGAGCGGCGGGGTCCTCGGCGGCCCGGCGATCCTCGACGGCGAGGACCTGCGTCCGCTCGGCGATCGCCTGAAGGGCCTGAAGCTGTCGGCGATGAGCGCCAAGGGCGCCTGCTTGGCCGGGCTGGACCTGCGCGGCGCCCAGCTCCAGGGCGCGAATTTCGAGAAGGCTGACCTGCGCGGCGCCCTTCTCGGCAAGGCCGATCTGCGCGGCGCCCGCTTCGGCGAGGCCTTGATGACCAAGGTCGACCTGACCGCGGCCGACATCAGCCCCCTGCCGCTCGGCCCGTCCCGCAATGTTCCGGCCAGCCTCGGCGGGGCCCGGATGCGCTACGCCGTCCTGCACCGCACGGTCCTGTCGAAGGCCAACATGGCCGGAACGGACCTTCTGGGCGCCGACGTCACCGGGGCGATGATGGATGAGGTGAACCTCGCTGACGCCTGCCTCGACCGGGTCACCGGAATGGCCATCCCGGCGGTCGCCGCCTGA
- a CDS encoding Hsp20 family protein → MRTIDFTPLYRSAVGFDRLARQLESAARTSQENGWPPYNIETTGENEYRIEIAVAGFKPDELTIEAKENQLTVTGRKTANDDAAKTYLHRGLAERDFERRFQLADYVVVTTASLDNGLLAISLKRELPEALKPRRIEIATGASTSALIEGEAA, encoded by the coding sequence ATGCGTACCATCGACTTCACCCCTCTCTATCGTTCCGCCGTGGGCTTCGACCGCCTGGCCCGGCAGCTGGAAAGCGCCGCGCGCACCAGCCAGGAAAACGGCTGGCCGCCCTACAACATCGAAACCACCGGTGAGAACGAGTACCGGATCGAGATCGCCGTCGCCGGCTTCAAGCCCGATGAGCTGACCATCGAGGCCAAGGAGAACCAGCTGACCGTCACGGGCAGGAAGACCGCCAATGACGACGCCGCCAAGACCTATCTGCATCGTGGTCTGGCCGAACGCGACTTCGAGCGTCGCTTCCAACTGGCCGATTATGTCGTGGTCACCACGGCCTCGCTCGACAACGGCCTGCTGGCCATCAGCCTGAAGCGCGAACTGCCCGAGGCGCTGAAGCCCCGGCGCATCGAGATCGCGACGGGCGCGTCGACCTCGGCCTTGATCGAAGGCGAAGCCGCCTAG
- a CDS encoding methyltransferase: MRASRLVLATALGLLTAGVAAAQTAPTLGETQAQRVARREAMPPPVLQEDEALQAAIGSDTRPAADIARDVYRHPFETLTFWGLMPGSTIVEIEPGRGGWWSAILQPYAAATGGTYVAVNRPLEGMGVADGTADMIVVARAFHNWHRSNPQRTGLYLEAFFKALKPGGILAVEQHRANEGLNPDLTAPTGYVSESYVIRAAQAAGFVLEARSELNANPKDDHDHPFGVWTLPPVRTSAPRDGVATDRPTPLTDAERAEYDAIGESDRMTLRFRKPG; the protein is encoded by the coding sequence ATGCGCGCGTCAAGACTTGTCCTCGCCACCGCTCTCGGCCTGCTGACCGCCGGCGTCGCCGCCGCCCAGACCGCGCCGACCCTCGGCGAAACCCAGGCCCAGCGCGTCGCCCGCCGCGAGGCCATGCCGCCGCCCGTGCTGCAGGAGGATGAAGCTCTCCAGGCCGCGATCGGCTCTGATACGCGTCCGGCCGCCGATATCGCCCGCGACGTTTATCGCCACCCGTTCGAGACCCTGACATTCTGGGGCCTGATGCCGGGCTCGACGATCGTTGAGATCGAGCCGGGCCGCGGCGGCTGGTGGAGCGCCATCCTGCAACCCTATGCGGCGGCGACGGGCGGGACCTATGTCGCCGTCAACCGCCCGCTCGAAGGCATGGGCGTGGCCGACGGCACGGCCGATATGATCGTGGTGGCTCGCGCCTTCCATAACTGGCACCGCTCCAACCCGCAGCGCACCGGCCTCTATCTGGAGGCCTTCTTCAAGGCCCTGAAACCCGGCGGCATCCTGGCGGTGGAACAGCACCGCGCCAACGAGGGCCTGAACCCCGACCTCACCGCCCCAACCGGCTATGTGTCGGAGAGCTATGTGATCCGCGCCGCCCAGGCCGCCGGCTTCGTGCTTGAGGCCCGCAGCGAGCTGAACGCCAATCCGAAGGACGACCACGACCATCCGTTCGGCGTCTGGACCCTGCCGCCGGTGCGGACCTCGGCCCCGCGTGACGGCGTCGCCACCGACCGCCCCACGCCCCTGACCGACGCCGAACGCGCGGAGTATGACGCCATCGGCGAGAGCGATCGCATGACGCTGCGGTTCCGCAAGCCAGGCTGA
- a CDS encoding methyltransferase, with translation MLVGVSSVVVCGLAACGNKKEKPAAPEGPAGPPEGSLEWAIQGPWRAADRPRDIYRHPLETLRFFGLQPAMHVVEFWPGSGWYTEILAPYLNKGGGEYYGAGFVTGEGANPAQAALVANFERRFGEDRRLYGDVKFSAFGPTTGPVAPAGTVDMALFMRNIHAWMAAGIAEKAFADAYAALKPGGILGVEQHRLAPDEDQDPAAANGYVQEAFVKQLAAEAGFVFVAASEINANPEDTKDHPFGVETLPPRLLTAPQGEAPDPTFDTAKYRAIGESDRMTLKFRKPE, from the coding sequence ATGTTGGTCGGCGTCAGCTCCGTGGTGGTCTGCGGTCTCGCCGCCTGTGGGAACAAGAAAGAAAAGCCCGCCGCGCCCGAAGGCCCCGCCGGCCCGCCCGAAGGCTCGCTGGAATGGGCCATCCAGGGACCCTGGCGCGCCGCGGACCGACCTCGAGACATCTACCGCCACCCGCTGGAGACCCTCAGGTTCTTTGGCCTTCAACCTGCGATGCATGTGGTGGAGTTCTGGCCGGGCAGCGGCTGGTACACTGAAATTCTGGCCCCCTATCTGAACAAGGGCGGCGGCGAGTACTATGGCGCGGGTTTCGTGACCGGCGAGGGGGCGAACCCCGCCCAGGCCGCGCTGGTGGCGAATTTCGAACGCCGCTTCGGCGAGGACCGGCGGCTGTACGGCGATGTGAAGTTCAGCGCCTTCGGTCCCACCACGGGGCCCGTCGCGCCGGCGGGCACGGTCGACATGGCGCTGTTCATGCGCAACATCCACGCCTGGATGGCCGCGGGCATCGCCGAGAAGGCTTTCGCAGACGCCTATGCAGCGCTGAAGCCAGGCGGGATCCTGGGCGTCGAACAGCACCGGCTGGCGCCCGACGAGGATCAGGATCCGGCGGCGGCGAACGGGTATGTCCAGGAGGCCTTCGTCAAACAACTGGCGGCCGAGGCGGGCTTCGTCTTCGTCGCGGCCTCCGAGATCAACGCCAATCCCGAGGACACCAAGGATCATCCGTTCGGGGTCGAGACCCTGCCGCCGCGCCTGTTAACCGCCCCGCAAGGCGAGGCGCCCGATCCCACGTTCGACACCGCCAAATATCGCGCGATCGGTGAGAGCGATCGCATGACCCTGAAGTTCAGAAAGCCCGAATGA
- a CDS encoding alpha/beta hydrolase: MNRAAAFAANAPLMGVPGAAAPPGGVGEWFRGAGGLRLRAAFWTPSALVAPKPRGTVVLSPGRTEPIEKYFEVIGNFLARGWCVLAHDWRGQGLSARLLPDRLKGHARAVEEFQDDYARLLDAFETRAPKPWIMVGHSMGAVLNLLALEAGEKRFAGAILTSPMLRIKTGKRSMWSVKLAVRWNVRHGKAGDFVLDDPDDPFDHTFEKDALTSDETRYELWRQQLYACPHLAVGGPTWGWLAFALDAGERALKPKALKSVNIPCTIVQSGDDERVWKQTNRWAAKRLGRGRYVEIDHAKHEPIMETDDLRAVFLNEFDAMADYVSPIHDLAPVKAEADAVA; the protein is encoded by the coding sequence ATGAACCGCGCCGCCGCCTTCGCCGCCAATGCGCCCCTGATGGGGGTTCCCGGCGCCGCCGCGCCTCCGGGAGGCGTCGGCGAATGGTTCCGAGGGGCCGGGGGCCTGCGCCTGCGCGCCGCCTTCTGGACGCCCTCGGCCCTGGTGGCTCCCAAGCCGCGCGGCACCGTGGTCCTGAGCCCCGGCCGGACCGAGCCGATCGAGAAATATTTCGAGGTCATCGGAAACTTCCTCGCGCGCGGCTGGTGCGTCCTCGCCCACGACTGGCGCGGACAGGGGCTGTCGGCCCGCCTGCTGCCGGACCGGCTCAAGGGCCACGCCCGGGCGGTGGAGGAGTTTCAGGACGACTACGCCCGTCTGCTGGACGCGTTCGAGACCCGCGCGCCCAAGCCGTGGATCATGGTCGGCCACTCCATGGGAGCCGTGCTGAATCTCTTGGCCCTCGAGGCCGGAGAGAAGCGGTTCGCGGGCGCGATCCTGACCAGCCCCATGCTGCGCATCAAGACCGGCAAGCGGTCCATGTGGTCGGTCAAGCTGGCGGTGCGCTGGAATGTGCGCCACGGCAAGGCCGGGGACTTCGTGCTGGACGACCCCGACGATCCCTTCGACCACACCTTCGAGAAGGACGCCCTGACGTCCGACGAAACCCGCTACGAGCTGTGGCGTCAGCAGCTCTACGCCTGCCCCCACCTGGCGGTCGGCGGCCCGACCTGGGGCTGGCTGGCCTTCGCACTGGACGCGGGCGAGCGAGCGTTGAAGCCCAAGGCGCTCAAGTCGGTGAACATTCCCTGCACCATCGTGCAGTCGGGCGATGACGAGCGGGTTTGGAAACAGACCAACCGCTGGGCCGCGAAACGGCTGGGCCGGGGGCGCTATGTCGAGATCGACCACGCAAAGCACGAGCCCATCATGGAGACCGACGACCTGCGGGCGGTCTTCCTGAACGAGTTCGACGCGATGGCGGACTATGTCTCGCCCATCCACGACCTGGCGCCGGTGAAGGCGGAGGCCGACGCGGTCGCCTGA
- a CDS encoding LysE family translocator — MNSLPVDPHLYLVFLGVMAVMAVTPGPANLFSIATGMERGKRAVLVAVAGMNVATLVWFAAAALGLGAMVAAFPQVFKVIAVAGAVYVAWLGISSIRSAFSPAPVEVSTEGRTQLRRPAFVDGFLVQIANPKAVLFFTAVLPPFLDVDRSMPPQLALFALAVIGMDVITMSAYGLAGAALARRMSEPRFRRGFGVFVGSLLLIAAVLIVSRL, encoded by the coding sequence GTGAACAGTCTGCCTGTCGATCCGCACCTCTATCTGGTCTTTCTGGGCGTGATGGCCGTGATGGCCGTCACGCCGGGACCGGCGAACCTGTTCTCGATCGCCACGGGCATGGAGCGGGGCAAGCGGGCGGTTCTGGTCGCTGTGGCCGGGATGAATGTCGCGACCCTGGTCTGGTTCGCCGCCGCCGCCCTGGGCCTCGGCGCCATGGTCGCCGCCTTCCCGCAGGTGTTCAAAGTGATCGCGGTGGCCGGCGCCGTGTATGTCGCCTGGCTGGGCATCTCGTCGATCCGGAGCGCCTTCTCCCCCGCGCCTGTCGAGGTCTCGACGGAGGGCCGGACCCAGCTGCGGCGACCCGCCTTCGTCGACGGCTTTCTGGTCCAGATCGCCAACCCCAAGGCGGTGCTGTTCTTCACCGCCGTTCTGCCGCCCTTCCTCGATGTGGATCGGTCCATGCCGCCCCAACTGGCCCTTTTCGCCCTGGCCGTCATCGGCATGGACGTCATCACCATGAGCGCCTACGGTCTGGCTGGCGCCGCCCTGGCGCGGCGGATGAGCGAGCCTCGATTCCGGCGCGGCTTCGGCGTCTTCGTCGGCTCCCTGCTTCTGATTGCCGCAGTCCTGATTGTGTCGCGTTTATAG